The Theobroma cacao cultivar B97-61/B2 chromosome 2, Criollo_cocoa_genome_V2, whole genome shotgun sequence genome includes the window TCACGCTGGTCCAGGGTTAGTGCTGACATGCAAGCAAGCGCAGCAACCAGCTCAGATTTTTCTGCAGGTACATGCCAAAGAAGCCTCTCCTCCATACATGCTGAAATACCCTTTTAAACATTTCCCATTCTCACAGAAGAAGGGATAGATATTGATCTTTGACAGCGATCGATGAGATGCTGCAGAGGAATGATGCTGGCTGGCTTGCTAAGTGGAACACTAGTTGATGTGATATATGCATCAGAATATGCTAGCTTTAACACTTTGTCAGGTCTTATTCTAGGAGCTAGATTCCAACGTTCTGGCTCATACAATTACAATAGTGCTCAGTTTCCAATCAAAGTAGAAGGGAATCCATAGAGCTGGAAGGAAAAACGCTGTTTGGGTTTAACAGCGACAACTACAAATGGTTCAAAAGTGGAACCCAAGCttatccttattggagcagGCCGTAATAATCACCCCTCAGTGCGCTCGTCAAAGCAGAAAGACCCAAGCTGTAAAGTGGTTCCTTTTTCCCTGCTTATATTCTCTTAGGTGGAATTTGATACTATATATTTGCATCAGTGTCTAATTAAATTACGTCATAacgtttatttttaaaaaaataacgtAATATAAGATTGTAATAGAATTATATTACAGTGAATTAGATATAGTGTGATTGTATTGAAAAACTAATATACTTTCATATTACAACATACTCTATAATGTTATTAAACTAGATTTGATATTTGTATCCttctttaatcaataaaattctaaaacttaatttttatcattttaaaaaaaatttaaaaaattagatatatttttaaaattttgaaaacaaaaatctatacattttgaaaaacataaaaatgattttttactttttataaaatcaaaaaataatttttaaaaaaatcaaaaaaatgatttttaattattaaaaaaaaatactaggttgataaaaaaatagatattataAAAGATTAGGAAAtccataaaacaaaaaaatgtttagaatttttgacaaaatagaatatattcatagttttttaaaattataaaaattatttcctctctataatttttaataaacttttcaaaataaaaaaatatttcttttttttactttcgatttctttttttcaaaaatctcttttggtcttttatttctttttaatttttttctaaaaagattttttttcatttttaatgttttaggaatatttcaaaataataacaacaatatattttaaaattttcaaaactacaaacaaataaaaagttattttttaattaatattaacatgATTTTGCTTGATGCTTGGTTATTTGttagaaaatttatttaaaagatgatatcatataaaaatttacagtgaAAAAAATACAAGTCTACTAAACTTTCATTTTGATACATAGggatagttttgaaaattaatgttACATTTTCAGTAAAATGCTTCTAAACTAAATActgtaatgttatttttttaatattttaatcacacTTTTCTTAATATACCAAATATTGCAATGTTATATTATAAACAATTACATTCTTTGCAATTATGTTTTCTATAATCATGTTCTCCATAATGTGATTACATTATAAAGCATCAAGCGCAATCTTAATTGTTTATCAATATCCAAATCTAGCATACAGttaacaaagaagaaagatacaatGGAAGGACTAGCTATTATTTTTCCCAACATATCAGTATTGGTCCTCAACCTATAGACTATGATAAGTAGgtaacataaataaaatatgccacaaaagataaaattgaTCATTCAAATGTGAAATTAGCATTAAATCCTtactttttaatgtttatattattatttatacttatTATCATCacgttttatttttttcattttcatatttaaaccatttcattcattttttttttaaagaatctcatctcaaaagaaaaaaaaaatcatgattaGTGGTCGTTTTGGAATTTCTAAAAGTTTGGGGTCAAATGTATAAAATGTATATAGCTTGTGGTAATGTCACCAGAGCAAAGCAAGTTGAAGGCCACCTTTCATAATCACATGTTTCTTTCCACCTTGTGTTATCTTCTTCAATCTTTTGTAAAGTCAAAAAACATCTTTTATGTTGGGATTGCAACTTTTTGCTctctacattttttttttttgaaaataaaaagaatgtGATATGCAACATGGTAAAGGAAAATTCATACtttatctaaaaattattgcttgtaaaaattaaaatcgactaaaaatgatgaaatcgaataaaataaaattatatttttttgcaatttggaaatgttttaaaatttcaatttttacacttattattttgtttgtatccctaaattttatttcactttttaatttgaaaagttaaaaagcAAAATTGTGAAAGTTGTCTTTTGAAGGGAATGACAACACAAGTTTAGTTCATAAACtgcatttcttttcttttttctttttggatagtaattaaaacgaaaaaaaataaaaaagaaagcaacaTATGGTGCTTATGGATTCATATAAATGgacttaataatttaaaaatttaaataaaataataaaaatatacaaaataaaaaagtttccACACCCTCcctccctttctttcttctttctgtatattaaaatatatgcaGTCAgtatatcaaaaattaatCACAAAATATTTATACTTATGGTTTATTCACGACATACATCTtgtaaaattgtaaaataaaaatttaaaaaatttttaaaagaaatatttttagaattataaatatttatttttaagtgtttttaatttttaaatttatttattaataaggAGATAATCATAGAATGTACAAAAGAGTTCAGCCATGAGAGGGGCGGAGTCGGAGCAACACTGCTCAAAGACCAGTCATCGTTAACAAATTACACAAACAGGATACCTTAACAGGGTACATTAATAAGGCAGGGAATCGATGATCTAATCCAAGCAATGGTCTGGAATCAGTGAGTGGACATTCGGAAACCCCCTAGTAAAGGAGCGGAGGGCTGGCATAGAAAGCAGGAGTACAAACAGCTGAAAAATAGCACAACCTAGTGCAAGCAAAACAAAGTACAAATAGTGGCAAGCATCAAGTAATCACAAAACAAAGCAAAGGTGAAGGGCTTCAGTAGGCATCACACGATAGGAAAGGCCGAGCATGTTGGAACCAGGCTAATAAAACAGTACCAATAGCAGCAAGCAACCAGGTGGTCATCAAGCAATCACAAGCGGAGCAAGATGCAGGCGCCAGTAGGCATCAACAAAATAGTATAGGGGCCAAGGATTCAAAAACCTGAAACCTGTGAGAAACAAGACTTGATTGAGTATCTATAAAATTAGTTACCTTGACTCAATTAGCAAGATACGGTGCAACAAGTAATTAATATCAATGTTTGATTCAGTAATAGTATATAGAATTCATAACCTGACATGTACTTGGAGACTCATTGAGTCTTGCCTGTGTGTATATATTTGtatacataataataataataattcattacccctaaaaaggtaaaatttgtGGCCTAATCCCCCACTCACTTTAATTACCACTTCAATTATTCCCACGTGGtttcttttgttattaaaAGAGTACTGTTTCAAAGTTTTGTCCGATGCTCAAAGTGGAGAAAACCTTTCTGTATATAACAATCTGCCCAACACTTGCGAGTCGCCAACTTAAGTGAATTGGGCAAGAAACCATGCCTATCACTGAATCTTGTCCACTTCCTACTGATCTGCCTCCTGTTTCTCTTCCAAAATACGTTGAACAGGAGGGCCGCCAGCAACAATGCAGGCAGCTAACATCCTTATCACCAACTGAAAAGGATTGCCACACTCAAGCCAGTGAAGCCATAACCATGCCCGCTGTACTTAACCTGGATCCTTGTCCATTACCCACTGATCTACCTCCTGTTTCTCTTCCCAAATTCCTGCAAGAAGAATGTCTAACCCAAGAACGCAGGCAGCTTATAGCCTCACTACCAACTGAGAAAGGTTGGGTTGCAAATCACCTCCATCAATATCAAGGTTTTTGGCACACTACCCGTCAGTTACTAGCGGTCCTGACATGCCAAAACcaatttcaagctcaggatacTGATATCCTTCTTGTTACCACGCCCAAATCAGGAACAACCTGGTTGAAGGCCATTGTTTTTGCGTTGATGAATAGAGTCCAATATCCTAACCCTGAAGTTAAACACCCTTTACTGGCAGAGAACCCTCACGTCCTTGTGCCATTTTTGGAGCTTGAGCTCTACATTGATAACCGGGTTGCTGACTTTACGACATTTACTTCTCCAAGGCTATTTGGAACTCACTTACCCCTTGTGTCATTGCCAGACTCGGTTAAGAACTCGGCTTGCAAGCTTGTGTATTTGTGTAGGAATCCAAAGGATACTTTCGTATCACTTTGGCACTTCACGAACAAGCTGAGAACCAAGGATATGGGTGAAAATTCCCTAGAAGAGACCTTCGATAAGTTCTGCAGAGGCGTGTGCCTGTACGGGCCCTTTTGGGACCATGTTTTGGAGTATTGGAAAGAAAGCTTGAAAAAGCCTGAAAGGGTCTTGTTCTTGAAGTATGAGGAAATAAAAGAGCAGCCGAAAGTTCAGTTGGTGAGACTGGCTCAGTTCCTGGGATGCCCATTTTCCGCGCAAGAAGAGACTAATGGCGTGGTGGATGAGATACTGAAGTTATGTAGCTTTGATACTTTGAGCAATTTGGAGGTGAACAAAACTGGAAAGTTAGTCTCCGGTGAGGAGTACAAGGCATTTTTCCGCCGAGGTGAGGTTGGAGATGCTAAGAATCATTTGACCCCTCAGATGATGGAAAAGCTAGACCAAATTACTCAAGACAAGTTGCACGACTCTGGGTTAATCTTTTAGGTCTCCCACCTAGCTCGCCTGattgtgtttttattaatctaAAGTACTTGGGTTTTCAATAGTGTCTTGGGGTCAGTTCTTCAAAATTGACCTCCATGATCCTCTGTGCAACATTTCTTTCATGACAAAAACGTGTGTTGATTTGCTCAAATGTCTGTGCAAAAGAACCATATGGTttgtttattctaatagtAGTAGTTGAAGTTTTTCTGTGTGCTCAAGTATGAGTGGATCATTGGCCATATGTACTTTGAATAACCTAGTAAACATCTACTCAAATTGTCTATTTCAAGTCCTCATGTAACCCATGCGATGGCCAATGACAAAGAAGACGGTGAAACCTTTAGGTCTcaaactgtttttttttttttttgggtacgTACACATATGGAATtagctgatttttttttttaagtttgcATAGTAAATGGTCTTTGGTcggaatttcaaaatttcaccCATTTCTTCTTATTAACGTTGAGTAAAACTCTTAAGAATGAAATACAAAACATAGGTATACCTACTCCTTTATTTAGAGTAAAACTCTTAAGAATCAAAGACAAAATAGAGGTTATGATTAATTAGACTATAAATGAGAgagattatgattaattaGAGTGTTAGAATGTGTAAATCATGGTCTAAGTAATTAAGTTCTCTATCATCATTGGGTGGTATATATAGAAAACCAGttttattacttttcattaatttataataatgaaccagttaattaattagggttaaataatatttttgaagcACAACAATTCCAACCATATATATTTGGATGGTACCAACCCATCATTGATAATCATTGACACACGTGATAAAATccaccaaaaaataaaacaattgtACCTCCCAAAGGCCGAAACAACTTGCTATTGGAAACCCTAATTATGCCCACAATAATTGatgttaaattaaattatatatcacgataattattttttattttgaattgaatcattgatttgatttttaattttatatgattacTTTTTAATCATcttttatgtaaatttttaaatccgTCGCTGTATACCACATTCGATGTTGCTTTAGAAAGATAAAAATCAAAGGCATAGATCTCATGATACCGACCTCCCAACCAACATATCACTACAGCCAGGCTTTGGCAGGTGGGAAAGGGAGGAAGATAGAAGAACCTTCTTTCCATGTTGATCATGGCGATGATGACATGCGACAACATCTAAGTAGATAGTAATTACAGTTAGTTAGGGTCTTTGAGAAAGGTAGGTAACAACGAAATGAAAACTTTTGATGTGGTATTTTATTCGTACGTGCATGCCATCGACTTGTTGGTGGGCATCGCTGTATATGCATGTGCCGTCACCTGGCTCGGTTGTTCTTTTCTCTGGTATAAAGTGGCATGACGTGCAAATTTCATGACCCTCAGTGATACTCATTGAGTGGTGTTTATGTAAACGTTGGGATCATGATCGGTGTAATGAGGTTTTTAATTCATTCATTAATGGGAAAATTTGGACTGGTTCTTTTATTTTAGTGAATAAAACATTTAATGTGtaagtttaaaatttcaacgaattttttcattaaaaagtaagtttgtaaataatttttttgatcaACTTTTTAACAGAAAaattatgttgaaaataaCCACTTTTTCTAcaaaattttccataaaaaaattGGCTCCATATGaagtaaaattaattttgtccGAATATTtcgacaaaattttttaaaaattaatgttttatatGTGGTATATGCAACGTAGTTGAGTTGAAACTCGATAGAAGGAGAAGCCACAGaataacaaattttattttttgggttttttttttagtacGTACACATATGGAATTAACtgaattttttaagtttgtgTGGTAAATGGTCTTTGGTTCTGCAAAATTTCAGAATTTCACCCATGTCTTCTTATTAACGTGGATTTCAAATAAACCATATTTGAAAGATACATCACACTTCATTTTGatcaaaaaattgaataactTATTAATCTGGAACTTTTATtgtatgtaaaaaaaaaaaaccagacTTATTAACTACAAAGAACGTATTTGCCAGCCGCTGGAAGAATCAAAGACAAAACATAGATACACCTGCTCCTTTATTTAGAGTTAAACTCTtaagaataaaaaactaaACATAGGTATACCTACTCCTTTATTTAGAGAAAAACTCTTAAGAATCAAAGACAAAATAGAGGTTCACCTGCTCCATTATTAGTAACAACAAtgatgaaaaaatttaataaaaatataatacatgcattattttatttaatacatACGCTAAAGTGTTTACCCCTTTATGCGCACATGTAGACAAGAAAACAGCTTCCAAAGAATGCTAGTATTTTATTGGAAAGTTGTTCTATAAATCATATTTGTAATTATACTATAGTGTTGAAAATCTTCCTGCCTAGAATCATTATAGTCAATAACCTTCTGATTCTCAAGCTCTCACTGCCATGGAAACACCTCAAACTGGTCTTTCTCTTCCCAAGTACCTGCAAGAAGAGGAACTCACTGAAGAATGCAAGGAGTTAATATCGTCACTGCCCACCGAAAAAGGTTGGATTGGACCTCCTCTCTATCAATTTCAAGGTTTCTGGCACTCAAGCAAGATTTTGTCCACGATTCTCACTTGCCAAAAGAACTTTCAAGCTCAAGATAGTGACATCTTCCTTACCACTACTCCCAAGTCCGGCACGACTTGGTTGAAGGCGATCGTGTTTGCCTTGGTGAACCGAAGGAAATATCCTGACCCTATAAATCACCCTTTGGTTACGAACAATCCTCATGCTCTTGTCCGCTATTTGGAGCTTGAGCCACGCATCGATTACCAGGCCTATGATACCTCCACCACTATCGCTTCTCCGAGGCTGATTGCAACTCATTTACCGTTTGTGTCACTGCCAGAGTCTGTGAAGAACTCAGCTTGCAAGCTCGTGTATCTGTGTCGGAACCCCAAGGATAATTTTGTGTCCTTTTGGCAGTTCGCAAACGCGGTAATACCTAAGGAAATGGgcaccaattcacttgaagaGACCTTGGACAAGTTCTGCAGAGGAGGGAATATTTACGGACCCTTTTGGGACCATGTTTTAGGCTATTGGAAAGAGAGCCTggaaaaccctcaaaagttaCTGTTCTTGAAGTATGAGGAAATGAAAGAGCATCCCGAAATCCATTTAAGGAGAATCGCTGAGTTCATAGGGTGCCCACTTTCCCTGGAAGAAGAAAGCAAAGGTGTGGTGGATGATATACTGAAATTGTGTAGTTTCGATACTCTAAGCAATTTAGAAGTGAATAAAAGTGGGAAACTATCGTCCGGACATGACACCAGTGTATTTTTCCGGCGTGGTGAGGTTGGAGATTGGAAGAATCATCTCACGCCGGAGATGATACGGAAATTAGATCAGATTACAGAAGAGAAGTGGCGTGGTTCAGGATTGTCATTTTAGGCTAGCTATCTATTATAATCTGCCTTTTCTTTGTTCATGCCTGGTATCCGTCTCTATCCCATTGTCATCATCTCGCAAAAATGGCATGAattattaaatcaattttaaataaaaagacaacttatttttgtattccctttattatatatactagGATGGTGCCCATAGTTATGCTACAAAAAAGATCACAGAAAATATTGATTATATTAGAATTGATTTCAATTTGGTATATTTAAAAGAGTTTGCAGAAAAAACAATATTATATTAGTTAATTGCATGAATGTCTGATTTTTACTGATAGAGGGACAAATAAACtagtattaattaaaaataattatttactcTGGTTTCAATTACCAAAAACTTACAGTtacatatatgattataaaacagtagaatattaagaaatgaaagaGTATATAACATGTACTATTAGCAGATTAAGATAAATAGTTGTACAATATAAGACAATCATTTATTATAAAGATcctatcaatataaaatagttactaatttataataatatatcttttgtatataaattgaatggctaaagattgtcaaatttaattgatttatttgttcaATAATGACTATGTGCTATgtatattaagaaatgaataaaccttattgacttttttattttgttcaatgaattgcatgaatatttattgaaatttaaacattcataTATAAAAGAGATGTCTAAATACTATAGATTTAGGTTCATGCAGAATAAGAggatataaataaaaaataatattaaattacaattgataaatattaaatgaatctatattctaaatattaaaaattaaaaattattgttttcaagtattttttttactaaaataaataaaaataaaaagacccttcaaatgtaaaaaaacAACGCAACTTTGACAtaaggtgtaaaaaaaaattaattcaattgagAATGACAACCAATTGATCCAATTAGTTATCCTATTTAAAACAGAATTTATCCAAAACAAACGATAATTCTATCAAAGATTATTAGATGTATAATAAACtattaagaaatgagaaaGTATATAACTTATACTATTAatagattaaaataaacagTTGTAGAATATAAGATAACAGTATAATGTAAAGATcctatcaatataaaataattagtaaTGGTTagaattatatgttttttatatataaaatgaatggctaaaagttatcaaattcaattgatttatttattcaatgatgattgTGTGCCATGTATATTGAGAAATGAGTagacattttttatttttttattttgttcaatgaaTTGGATGGATgtttattagaatttaaacattcatatataaaaaagatgTCTAGATAcagaataagagaatatagacgaaaaataatattaaattgtaattgataaatattaaatgaatctatcTTATAAGcattaaaaattagaaattattatttttaaatattttttactaaaataaataaaagtaaaaaagaaaaaaaaatcttcaaatGTTCAAAGCAATGTAGTTTTGACATaaggtgtaaaaaaaattaatttaattaagaatgACAAATGTCAATTAATTGACCCAATCAATTATCCTACTTTTATATAATGAATTGGATggatatttattaaaatttaaacatttaagtataaaagagaTATCTATATACTATAGATTCAGGTTCATgcaaaataagagaatatagataaaaaataatattaaattgtaattgataaatattaaatgaatctatcttctaagcattaaaagttaaaaattattgtttttaagtattttttattaaaataaataaaagtaaaaagcaaaaaaaaaaaaccttcaaatgtaaaaaacaacttattttgacataaggtgtaaaaaaaattaattcaatagaAAACGAaatgtcaaaaaaataaaaaggagtTCTAATTGAATGAAACTTGTCATTCAATTGAAGactctattaaaaaaaattaaacagtaattaaattattctacttttatatatagtatGGATATGTATATTAGATTATACAAGGCCTTTGGGCTGTTGGAAAGAAAGCCCTTGTGAAAATTCAGCCTTAAAGAGAGTTCAAGTTTGGTCTTCAATTAGGGACTTTGAAGGTATGTATAAGCTCAAAATGACCTCTGTTCCAAAGTCCTGCTAAAGTTGTAAGAATGTTAGTGGGCTTAGGGTCAGGCTTTGTGCTTCAAGAAAGTGACTCCTGTTACATCATTGATGGGCTTTGTCACCCAGATAATTTAAAGTTCATTTCCTCACTAGTTTATTTAAGACACGAAAACAGTATGGAGCTGGATGCTCCCCTCCCCTGCTACCAGAATGTTGGCTTTTACATTGTTGATATGAACTTATAACAGATCTTTAC containing:
- the LOC18610179 gene encoding cytosolic sulfotransferase 5, producing the protein MPITESCPLPTDLPPVSLPKYVEQEGRQQQCRQLTSLSPTEKDCHTQASEAITMPAVLNLDPCPLPTDLPPVSLPKFLQEECLTQERRQLIASLPTEKGWVANHLHQYQGFWHTTRQLLAVLTCQNQFQAQDTDILLVTTPKSGTTWLKAIVFALMNRVQYPNPEVKHPLLAENPHVLVPFLELELYIDNRVADFTTFTSPRLFGTHLPLVSLPDSVKNSACKLVYLCRNPKDTFVSLWHFTNKLRTKDMGENSLEETFDKFCRGVCLYGPFWDHVLEYWKESLKKPERVLFLKYEEIKEQPKVQLVRLAQFLGCPFSAQEETNGVVDEILKLCSFDTLSNLEVNKTGKLVSGEEYKAFFRRGEVGDAKNHLTPQMMEKLDQITQDKLHDSGLIF
- the LOC18610181 gene encoding cytosolic sulfotransferase 12, which gives rise to METPQTGLSLPKYLQEEELTEECKELISSLPTEKGWIGPPLYQFQGFWHSSKILSTILTCQKNFQAQDSDIFLTTTPKSGTTWLKAIVFALVNRRKYPDPINHPLVTNNPHALVRYLELEPRIDYQAYDTSTTIASPRLIATHLPFVSLPESVKNSACKLVYLCRNPKDNFVSFWQFANAVIPKEMGTNSLEETLDKFCRGGNIYGPFWDHVLGYWKESLENPQKLLFLKYEEMKEHPEIHLRRIAEFIGCPLSLEEESKGVVDDILKLCSFDTLSNLEVNKSGKLSSGHDTSVFFRRGEVGDWKNHLTPEMIRKLDQITEEKWRGSGLSF